AGAAACGGCCACCTGCGCCTCGCCGCTCTTGACCTGCTGGACGGCGACGCGCGTGGATGAATCCTTCTTGCGGCGAAGCGCCACCTCGACGGAATCGTCCATCGTGACGACTTCGGCGGCCGGGACAATGCGTGCGCGATCGTGCTGGAAGCCCGACAACGCGTACGGCTGGCCCACCAGCAGAATCTGCGTGTCAGGATGGCGATCCAGAAACTGGCGACAGGCCTGCAAGGTTACCTTGGGGCCGTGGTCTCCGCCCATGCAGTCGACTGCCAGAACGATCATGCAAGTCCCATCGAAGTGCCGGGCCAGAAACGCCGGCCGGCCGTACGCAAAAAAAATCGATTTGCCGTTAGAAACGACAAAAGCCCGGGGCTACGCTAGCGCAGCAACGGGCCGTTGAGTGTAGCGGCCTGGCCTGCACTCGTTAGAACCCAGCTTGTCACACCGCGGCTGCGGCGCACAAGCCGACCAACGACTGGCCGGCAGCCAATCAGGCTTCGGTCTTGGGCTTGATAACCTGACGACCGCGGTAGAAACCGTTCGGGCTGATGTGGTGGCGCAGGTGCGTTTCGCCGGTGGTGGGCTCCACGGCGATGCCGGGGGTGCTCAGGGCGTTGTGCGAACGGTGCATGCCGCGCTTGGAGGGCGACTTTTTGTTTTGTTGAACAGCCATGATGGCTCCTTGAAAATGGCCTGACTGCGCGCCAAAAGCACGCCGACCTGCAGTAAATGGGTGGATGCCCGCACATCGGCGGGGCCGCCGTCGCTTGACTGAAGACCCATCGCCACACCTCAAAGGTGAAGCAAAAGAGCCACAGACAAACCGCCTGACTCAAGCGCGCCCAAAGCAGCAGCAACCCAAGCCAATTCAGCGAAGCTCACGATTATAGCCTGCAAACCCCCGCGTGCGCCAACTTCAGGGCACCACGCAGCGCTCTTTTGCTATGGTTTTTGGCTCTGGAGCGCCGCCAGCGCGGCAAAGGGGTTGGGTTTTTCCTCGGCCACGTCGTTGAAATCGTCCGTCTGCGCGCTCTGGGCGACAC
This genomic interval from Ottowia oryzae contains the following:
- the rpmF gene encoding 50S ribosomal protein L32 produces the protein MAVQQNKKSPSKRGMHRSHNALSTPGIAVEPTTGETHLRHHISPNGFYRGRQVIKPKTEA